The following coding sequences lie in one Candidatus Nitrospira allomarina genomic window:
- a CDS encoding Slp family lipoprotein: MKIGMRCIHLAVLLVGLSGCATFSSSPFSTNQEAKVMVGASFANVNQDPSAHIGQILKVGGVVLSAKRLVDRTEVMVLQIPLDSDSVPKWDRTKSQGRFIATQQPFLDPATLPEGTRVTIIGEVTGQASVRVDEEEKVYPVLAIQALKVWPMIPRNTYGYGPYWGPYPYWGRNWGWYWPYSPYAFGYGRRNFGGRGSWR, translated from the coding sequence ATGAAAATTGGGATGCGGTGTATTCATTTGGCGGTTTTGTTGGTTGGCCTGAGTGGGTGCGCGACATTTTCCTCCTCCCCCTTTTCCACAAATCAGGAAGCGAAGGTGATGGTTGGCGCGTCGTTTGCCAACGTCAATCAAGACCCCTCTGCACATATCGGACAGATTCTCAAGGTGGGTGGAGTCGTGCTGTCCGCGAAACGTCTCGTAGACCGGACCGAAGTGATGGTGCTTCAGATCCCATTAGACAGCGATTCGGTTCCCAAATGGGATCGGACCAAGTCTCAAGGCCGTTTCATTGCCACTCAGCAGCCTTTTCTTGATCCGGCCACGCTTCCTGAGGGCACTCGCGTAACCATTATAGGAGAAGTCACCGGGCAGGCCTCCGTGCGAGTGGATGAAGAAGAAAAAGTCTATCCTGTTCTTGCCATTCAGGCCTTGAAAGTGTGGCCGATGATTCCACGAAACACGTATGGGTATGGTCCCTATTGGGGGCCGTATCCTTACTGGGGCCGGAATTGGGGATGGTATTGGCCCTACTCTCCGTATGCCTTTGGGTATGGCCGACGCAACTTTGGTGGACGCGGGAGTTGGCGGTGA
- a CDS encoding NAD(P)-dependent oxidoreductase, translated as MKTPTEKIGFVGVGRMGANMARRLRDVGYPVTAVFDVDGERAKILAQELGCEAVSTPDEVAALSNTIFTVVTDDGAMQEIFSEGHPKSLLKNAEGRLFVNCATLSPHIHMEIEQRVEARGGHSLEACMASSIPQAREGTLYLMCGGTPEVFEQAKPVLTTLSAQLRLIGPAGQAAKVKALVNMVMNINTAGLAEGLGLGDALGLDLTMLREVFSQTGAASRVLETDGADMQHRDHECYFSVAHAAKDSGIAYALAESVGLTLPLAKSTLEQYQRLVKLGKGELDKSGIAELTFKDRCSRY; from the coding sequence GTGAAGACACCAACTGAAAAAATCGGATTTGTGGGGGTAGGGCGGATGGGGGCCAATATGGCTCGCCGGCTTCGGGATGTGGGCTATCCGGTGACCGCGGTTTTTGATGTGGACGGCGAAAGGGCCAAAATCCTGGCCCAAGAATTAGGCTGTGAGGCCGTGTCCACTCCGGATGAGGTGGCTGCCTTATCGAATACGATTTTTACGGTGGTGACGGATGACGGGGCGATGCAGGAAATCTTTTCAGAGGGTCATCCGAAGAGTCTCTTGAAGAATGCCGAGGGTCGATTGTTTGTGAATTGTGCGACGCTCTCCCCTCACATTCACATGGAAATCGAACAACGCGTGGAAGCACGAGGGGGGCATTCTCTGGAGGCATGTATGGCCAGCAGCATCCCCCAAGCGCGTGAAGGCACGTTGTACCTTATGTGTGGTGGAACACCTGAGGTTTTCGAACAAGCCAAACCGGTTTTAACCACCTTGAGCGCGCAGTTACGTCTTATTGGCCCGGCCGGGCAAGCCGCCAAAGTGAAGGCTCTGGTCAATATGGTGATGAACATCAATACCGCCGGTTTGGCGGAGGGGTTAGGGCTTGGAGATGCGCTTGGGCTGGATCTGACGATGTTGCGGGAAGTGTTCAGTCAAACCGGGGCGGCATCACGGGTCTTGGAAACCGATGGAGCCGATATGCAACATCGTGATCACGAATGCTATTTTTCGGTAGCCCATGCCGCCAAAGATTCCGGCATTGCCTATGCGCTTGCGGAATCCGTGGGACTCACCCTGCCTCTGGCCAAATCGACCTTGGAACAATATCAACGATTGGTGAAGTTGGGGAAAGGGGAATTGGATAAATCCGGGATTGCGGAACTGACCTTTAAAGACCGCTGTTCGCGGTACTAG
- a CDS encoding CRTAC1 family protein — protein sequence MKKEQNTLWGKGLLVASLVLTSASCIPTHEKLTHPANPIDVQPFQEITVEFVHQWDQLNHPFSGAAVIDVDQDGTMELFVGGGGGQEDALFTYRHGRLVNIIQGSGLSSTIATYGATSIDMDHDGDTDLLIARDDGISLYLNDHGIFTQQRIPLHLEPDAVPLTIAVSDINHDGHGDLYVSVFVSKKAFHSATFNDPTHAKHNIMLLNNGDLTFTDITEASGTASKQNTFLSVFVDLDGDGWQDLVVAQNTGEVEIFKNERNTTFTPIATNSGYGFWMGLAVGDVDKDGDQDLFFTNVGTSISHYFLKGDIKDVQRLESQWLLLRNDGNLVFTDVTEAYGLRDYGFAWGTVFEDINLDGHLDILTAQNYIKWPVHKVWKLPGKSFLQVPSSPTNSFVHVDDLGLTNPFFGQAPVIADLNGDTKPDVIWLNMNGPVRAFLNRSTANGIGIALPDSVQSLGTQVTVETTSGRSYTKQIVTSVGLLSDQSPTLFFGLGEEREVAKVHIQDPDGTVSIIEHPSINQSLIVQERVGNQNTLQVERKGQ from the coding sequence ATGAAAAAAGAACAGAATACATTATGGGGAAAGGGATTGCTGGTCGCATCACTCGTGCTCACGTCGGCCTCCTGCATCCCGACACATGAAAAATTGACGCACCCTGCCAACCCCATTGACGTGCAACCATTTCAGGAAATTACGGTGGAGTTCGTACACCAATGGGATCAGCTCAATCATCCGTTTTCAGGGGCTGCCGTCATCGACGTGGACCAGGATGGCACGATGGAACTTTTTGTCGGAGGAGGCGGTGGGCAGGAGGACGCCCTGTTCACCTACCGGCATGGCCGGCTCGTGAACATCATCCAAGGATCGGGGTTGTCCAGTACCATCGCCACCTATGGGGCCACCTCAATTGACATGGACCATGACGGGGATACGGACCTGCTCATCGCCAGGGACGACGGGATCTCGCTCTACCTTAACGATCACGGAATCTTTACGCAGCAGAGGATTCCACTCCATCTTGAACCCGACGCCGTCCCGCTTACGATCGCGGTCTCCGACATCAATCATGACGGGCATGGGGATCTCTACGTCAGCGTGTTCGTCAGCAAGAAGGCCTTTCACAGCGCCACTTTCAATGACCCGACCCATGCCAAACATAACATCATGCTGCTCAACAACGGGGACCTCACATTTACGGATATCACGGAAGCTTCCGGCACGGCCTCCAAGCAAAATACGTTTCTGTCGGTCTTCGTCGATTTGGATGGAGACGGCTGGCAGGATCTGGTGGTCGCACAGAACACGGGAGAAGTCGAAATCTTCAAAAACGAGCGGAACACCACCTTCACGCCTATCGCGACCAACTCCGGCTACGGATTCTGGATGGGTCTGGCCGTGGGGGATGTGGATAAGGATGGCGATCAGGACTTGTTTTTTACCAATGTCGGCACCTCCATTTCGCACTACTTTCTCAAGGGGGACATCAAGGACGTTCAGCGGCTGGAATCCCAATGGCTCCTGTTACGGAACGACGGAAACCTTGTCTTTACCGATGTCACGGAAGCCTATGGGTTACGGGATTATGGGTTCGCCTGGGGAACCGTCTTCGAAGACATCAATCTGGACGGACACCTCGATATTTTGACGGCCCAGAACTACATCAAATGGCCTGTGCACAAAGTTTGGAAACTGCCGGGGAAATCGTTCCTCCAGGTTCCGTCATCCCCTACCAACAGCTTCGTCCATGTGGACGATCTGGGACTCACCAACCCGTTTTTCGGACAAGCGCCGGTGATCGCAGATTTGAATGGCGACACGAAACCCGACGTCATCTGGCTCAACATGAACGGCCCGGTGCGGGCCTTTCTGAACCGGTCCACGGCGAACGGCATCGGCATAGCCCTCCCCGATAGCGTGCAATCCCTAGGGACTCAGGTCACTGTAGAAACCACGAGCGGCAGGTCCTACACGAAACAAATCGTCACGAGCGTCGGATTGCTATCGGATCAATCCCCGACGCTGTTCTTCGGCCTGGGGGAAGAGCGGGAAGTCGCGAAAGTTCACATACAGGATCCCGATGGGACCGTCTCGATCATTGAGCACCCATCCATCAACCAATCACTCATCGTCCAGGAGAGAGTAGGAAACCAGAATACTCTACAGGTGGAAAGAAAGGGCCAATAG
- a CDS encoding zinc-dependent alcohol dehydrogenase family protein, whose translation MKSMIVNAYGEDAVFEATEVEKPEVKAGHVLVKIAASSVNAVDTMIRKMGKELPLSPDTPAILGTDFAGEIEEVGNGVKEYSIGDEVYGCAGGLAGLPGTLTEYIVADRNLIAHKPKNLSMREAAALPLVAITAYEGLTRAGIKQGQKVLVHGGSGGVGHVALQLANHFGAKVYSTGGGAKQLALIEQLGATAINYKTETVEQYVAKHTNGSGFDLVFDSVGGANMANSFEAAALNGQIASTVALCELDLTVAHFKGLSLHVVFMLIPMLHNFKREAHGEILRNLTQIVESGSLKPVLDEKRYSLEEVGQAHARLESGQAMGKVVVEN comes from the coding sequence ATGAAATCCATGATTGTGAATGCCTATGGCGAAGACGCCGTATTTGAGGCGACGGAAGTTGAAAAACCTGAAGTAAAAGCCGGTCATGTTCTCGTAAAGATCGCGGCATCAAGCGTAAACGCCGTTGATACCATGATTCGAAAAATGGGTAAAGAGTTACCGTTATCGCCTGATACGCCGGCCATTTTAGGAACCGACTTTGCCGGCGAGATTGAGGAAGTCGGCAACGGTGTTAAAGAATATTCAATCGGCGATGAAGTATATGGTTGTGCAGGTGGGTTAGCAGGTTTACCCGGCACATTGACTGAATACATAGTGGCGGATCGCAACTTAATCGCCCATAAGCCAAAGAATTTGTCGATGCGAGAAGCCGCGGCATTGCCATTGGTTGCCATTACTGCCTACGAAGGTTTGACTCGAGCAGGTATCAAGCAGGGCCAAAAAGTTCTGGTGCATGGTGGTTCTGGTGGCGTTGGCCATGTGGCTTTGCAGCTGGCAAACCATTTTGGTGCCAAAGTGTATTCGACGGGTGGCGGTGCAAAACAATTGGCATTGATCGAACAACTGGGGGCAACTGCCATCAACTATAAAACTGAAACGGTTGAGCAGTACGTTGCCAAACATACCAATGGGTCAGGATTTGATTTGGTGTTCGATTCTGTTGGCGGTGCAAATATGGCGAACTCATTTGAGGCAGCTGCACTCAATGGTCAAATTGCCTCTACCGTTGCCTTATGTGAGCTGGACTTAACTGTGGCCCACTTTAAGGGATTGTCGTTGCATGTCGTATTTATGTTAATTCCCATGCTGCATAATTTTAAACGAGAAGCACATGGGGAGATTTTGCGTAACTTAACTCAGATTGTTGAGTCTGGCAGCCTCAAACCTGTGCTTGATGAAAAGCGTTATTCCCTTGAAGAAGTTGGACAAGCCCATGCTCGCTTAGAGAGTGGACAAGCTATGGGTAAAGTGGTTGTTGAAAATTGA
- a CDS encoding LLM class oxidoreductase — protein sequence MTLEANFDTTGFQSINRGYNSVFRANRLSLGLVVPIENYTKGPVPEMHRHIERVQLAEALGFSAVWLRDVPYNVPSFGDAGQTYDPFVYLGLLAGLTDRIALGVASIILPLRHPAHVAKAAATADVLSGGRLILGVASGDRPDEYPALNIPFADRGARFRECFDYIRRMSDEQPDFDNAFGSPNGDIDMLPKPASGKLPLLVTGGSQQNPEWIAQNGDGWMIYPRHTFLQAQIIRDWQSRVEAAGRSPQPVMQPFYVDLAEDPETPPQPIHLGFRLGTHHLRDYLKLREEIGVNHIALNLRYNQTDIETTLKRLADDILPDFSG from the coding sequence ATGACACTGGAGGCGAACTTCGACACAACCGGATTCCAGTCTATCAATCGAGGATACAACTCCGTGTTCCGCGCAAACCGGTTGAGCCTTGGTCTGGTCGTGCCAATTGAGAACTACACCAAGGGTCCTGTACCGGAAATGCACCGCCACATTGAACGTGTTCAGCTCGCCGAAGCACTCGGGTTCTCCGCAGTCTGGTTACGAGATGTGCCCTACAATGTTCCGTCATTTGGCGACGCGGGACAGACCTACGATCCGTTCGTGTATCTTGGGCTGCTGGCCGGACTAACAGACCGGATCGCTCTTGGGGTGGCGAGTATCATTCTGCCTTTACGACATCCGGCTCACGTTGCCAAAGCCGCAGCAACTGCCGACGTCCTTTCGGGCGGACGATTGATCCTTGGAGTGGCTTCCGGCGACCGTCCGGATGAATACCCGGCGCTCAACATCCCGTTCGCGGATCGAGGGGCACGTTTCCGAGAGTGCTTTGACTACATCAGACGCATGAGCGACGAGCAACCAGATTTTGATAACGCTTTTGGCAGCCCGAACGGCGACATAGATATGCTTCCCAAACCGGCGTCGGGAAAGTTGCCGTTGTTAGTTACAGGGGGAAGTCAACAAAACCCCGAATGGATCGCGCAGAACGGGGATGGCTGGATGATCTATCCGCGTCATACCTTTCTACAGGCGCAAATCATTCGCGACTGGCAGTCGCGGGTTGAGGCAGCAGGAAGGTCTCCGCAGCCCGTCATGCAACCTTTTTATGTCGATCTGGCTGAAGACCCGGAAACCCCGCCGCAGCCAATCCATTTAGGCTTCCGATTGGGTACGCACCACCTTCGGGACTATCTGAAATTGCGGGAAGAGATCGGCGTCAACCATATTGCACTGAACCTGCGTTATAACCAAACAGATATCGAGACAACACTGAAACGTCTAGCTGATGACATATTGCCGGACTTCTCCGGGTGA
- a CDS encoding SDR family NAD(P)-dependent oxidoreductase, which yields MQKIILITGSTDGIGLATARLLTSMGHHVLLHGRNPAKLEEVKKTLSVLPGDGRLESYVADLSRMADVEAFAKVVAEKHTRLDALINNAGVYQSPQTVTKDGLDVRFAVNTIAPYLLTQRLLPLFDSSGRVVNVSSAAQSPVNPRALAGQVRLSDDAAYAQSKLALTMWSRTMGLSLKDKGPTIIAVNPGSMLGSKMVKETFGVDGGDIGIGAEILRRAALTDEFAKASGQYFDNDTGQFASPHPDAFNHQKCEEIVRVIKRVVTKIKRS from the coding sequence ATGCAAAAAATCATTCTCATTACCGGTTCCACAGACGGGATCGGGTTAGCAACGGCCAGGTTGTTGACCTCTATGGGTCACCATGTTTTGCTGCACGGGCGCAATCCGGCAAAACTGGAAGAAGTGAAAAAAACCCTTTCTGTGCTGCCAGGTGATGGGCGCCTTGAAAGCTATGTGGCTGATCTGTCTCGCATGGCCGATGTCGAGGCATTCGCAAAGGTCGTAGCGGAAAAACACACGAGGCTTGATGCATTGATCAACAATGCTGGCGTCTATCAGTCGCCCCAAACGGTCACGAAGGACGGGCTCGATGTGCGGTTCGCGGTCAATACGATTGCGCCTTATCTGCTGACGCAACGGCTTTTGCCGCTGTTTGATTCCTCCGGAAGAGTAGTCAATGTATCCTCAGCGGCTCAGTCTCCAGTCAATCCGAGAGCGCTGGCCGGACAGGTCAGGCTGTCCGACGACGCGGCTTATGCGCAAAGTAAACTGGCGTTGACAATGTGGTCTCGCACGATGGGGCTTTCGCTCAAGGATAAGGGACCAACGATCATCGCAGTTAATCCCGGGTCGATGCTCGGCAGCAAAATGGTGAAAGAGACTTTCGGAGTGGATGGTGGTGATATCGGTATAGGCGCTGAAATACTGAGGCGTGCGGCTTTGACAGATGAATTCGCGAAGGCCTCCGGCCAGTATTTCGACAACGATACGGGGCAGTTTGCCTCGCCCCATCCCGATGCCTTCAACCACCAAAAGTGCGAAGAGATTGTGCGGGTAATCAAGAGGGTGGTGACTAAAATAAAAAGATCCTAG
- a CDS encoding M20/M25/M40 family metallo-hydrolase, which translates to MNLRTLFCLLFLLVLPTTSMGQEVDWKETVGEAVDTLQQYLRFDTTNPPGDVTEAADFLQKALEKEGLTVTRYEAAPGKINIAARIKGTGKAKPILLLHHMDVVPADASRWNGMDPFGGQLKDGHIWGRGAIDMKGTGVLQLYAFLTLARQKIALDRDIIFMAVNDEEIGGTMGTRYMIDHHYDEFDPEYVLDEGGFGSREIFVKGKLVFGVSVAEKRALWLRVTAHGIAGHGSQPHDHNPNDKLMRALTRLFSKPFPTVPNAVLDALETRIGPLTPNQFTSAIRQTTVSLTSLRSGVGDPPKANVIPSLAVATLDARLLPGMDAEAFLAEVQSRLGEEVDVEVIHPASQSVVTAHDTGMFRALSNTIIRHHPDATVVPMIIPYGTDSRMFRLRGAKCYGILPLVLTTALATSIHGDAERIPVDQFETGIRIYYETLLEVAAR; encoded by the coding sequence ATGAACTTGAGAACTCTTTTTTGCCTGTTGTTCCTATTGGTACTTCCGACCACATCAATGGGGCAGGAGGTTGACTGGAAGGAAACGGTTGGCGAGGCCGTGGACACCTTGCAGCAGTATCTTCGCTTTGACACGACCAATCCGCCGGGCGATGTCACCGAGGCTGCCGACTTCCTTCAGAAGGCTCTTGAGAAAGAGGGGCTCACGGTTACGCGATACGAAGCCGCACCGGGAAAGATCAATATTGCCGCCCGGATCAAAGGCACGGGCAAGGCCAAACCTATTCTGCTGCTTCACCATATGGATGTGGTGCCCGCAGACGCGAGTCGCTGGAATGGCATGGATCCCTTTGGCGGCCAACTCAAAGATGGCCACATCTGGGGCCGTGGCGCGATCGACATGAAAGGCACAGGAGTCCTTCAACTTTATGCCTTTCTGACGCTGGCACGGCAGAAGATTGCTCTCGACCGCGATATCATTTTCATGGCGGTGAACGACGAAGAGATCGGTGGGACGATGGGGACCCGCTACATGATCGACCACCACTACGACGAATTCGATCCGGAATATGTCCTCGACGAAGGGGGATTTGGCAGTCGCGAGATTTTTGTCAAAGGGAAACTCGTCTTTGGTGTCTCCGTGGCAGAGAAAAGGGCCTTGTGGCTCCGTGTGACGGCCCATGGCATCGCCGGACACGGCTCACAACCACATGATCACAATCCAAATGACAAGTTGATGCGTGCGCTTACCCGGCTTTTCAGTAAGCCGTTTCCCACCGTCCCCAATGCAGTCCTTGACGCACTCGAGACCCGCATCGGCCCGCTTACACCAAACCAGTTCACGAGCGCCATCAGGCAGACGACGGTCTCACTCACATCGTTGCGTTCGGGTGTGGGCGACCCTCCCAAGGCGAATGTCATCCCCTCCCTGGCCGTCGCGACTCTCGACGCCCGTTTGCTGCCAGGCATGGATGCCGAAGCCTTTCTGGCGGAGGTGCAGTCCAGGCTCGGCGAGGAGGTCGACGTCGAGGTTATTCACCCGGCAAGTCAGTCCGTCGTCACGGCTCATGACACCGGGATGTTTCGAGCGCTGTCCAACACCATCATACGGCACCATCCCGACGCGACCGTTGTTCCGATGATTATTCCGTACGGAACCGATTCGAGGATGTTTCGTCTGCGCGGGGCCAAGTGCTATGGCATCCTCCCCTTGGTGCTCACCACTGCACTCGCGACGTCCATCCATGGTGACGCTGAGCGAATCCCTGTCGACCAATTCGAAACGGGAATCCGAATTTATTACGAGACCCTGCTTGAAGTCGCAGCCCGCTAG
- a CDS encoding RNA polymerase sigma factor yields MSTITAESMDGLFSAQAPGRLRKPATPALRVFEGHDRHECQAKDNPAEAALVKRVRRGDETAFKELVERYHSPLRRVAMTFVNSEAVAEEVVQDTWMALLKGIHRFEGRSSLKTWIFRILVNRAKTQGVRESRYVEFPGKASGSEKGETDQLEDPTAMLGGEGWPGAYSGIISSQGEVSPERQLLNKEMVRRIYTVIQTLPAMQRQVIQLRDVEGVESEDVCRMLSLSESNQRVLLHRARTKVRQALEPWMESSAPGPPHDPTLTHCA; encoded by the coding sequence ATGAGTACAATCACAGCAGAATCGATGGATGGTCTTTTCAGTGCACAAGCGCCAGGTCGGCTCAGGAAACCCGCAACCCCGGCGCTTCGGGTATTCGAGGGCCATGACCGTCACGAATGTCAAGCAAAGGACAACCCCGCAGAAGCGGCCTTGGTGAAACGCGTGCGTCGCGGCGACGAGACAGCGTTTAAGGAATTGGTCGAACGCTATCATTCACCATTACGTCGAGTCGCCATGACCTTCGTGAATTCGGAGGCCGTGGCCGAAGAGGTCGTACAAGACACCTGGATGGCGTTGCTGAAAGGCATTCATCGCTTTGAGGGGCGCTCGTCGTTAAAAACGTGGATCTTTCGCATTCTGGTTAATCGGGCCAAAACGCAAGGAGTGCGGGAAAGCCGGTATGTGGAATTTCCCGGAAAAGCCTCCGGATCGGAAAAGGGGGAAACGGATCAGCTTGAAGACCCGACGGCCATGCTTGGGGGAGAGGGATGGCCTGGAGCTTATTCCGGCATCATTTCGTCACAGGGAGAGGTATCCCCGGAACGACAACTGTTGAACAAGGAAATGGTCAGGCGGATTTACACCGTCATTCAGACGCTTCCGGCCATGCAGCGTCAAGTGATCCAGCTGCGGGACGTAGAAGGGGTAGAATCGGAGGACGTTTGCCGGATGTTAAGCCTGTCCGAGTCCAACCAGCGGGTCCTCTTGCATCGGGCGCGCACTAAAGTCCGTCAAGCCCTGGAGCCGTGGATGGAATCGTCAGCTCCGGGACCCCCGCACGATCCCACTCTGACGCATTGTGCATGA
- a CDS encoding STAS domain-containing protein, translating to MVRLTVKATQNGTTTVEIEGRIVSEWINVVESECQGLLAQGNHVVLDFSAVNFVGEDGVRMIRRLIIKGCQIKNCPSFIQPILFT from the coding sequence ATGGTTCGACTCACGGTCAAAGCCACACAGAACGGAACGACGACTGTGGAAATCGAAGGACGAATCGTGTCGGAATGGATCAACGTGGTCGAATCCGAATGTCAGGGATTGCTGGCTCAAGGCAACCATGTGGTGCTTGATTTTTCAGCGGTGAATTTTGTGGGAGAGGATGGAGTCCGTATGATTCGGCGGCTCATCATCAAAGGCTGTCAAATCAAAAATTGTCCGTCATTTATTCAACCGATCTTATTTACCTAA
- a CDS encoding sigma 54-interacting transcriptional regulator yields MAEVRTTSPFHSEEEPVSSTGSPQLSSFGPVPVFQDEVLQRVVKGVEAQTGEKFFDTLVEELAKALGVKYAYLSEFNRADGCFYSKAGWSPKGLVPRFQVPVGGPCDVALNHQVVHHADGLADCYPGVQVIKDWGAVSYCGLPLINSSGKVAGHLAVLDDKPMPNGDYTAFIMRIFAARALAEIERVALDHALRKSDYILRLVDEGTASTSGGEFFQALACNLAKALGVRYAFVGQLMADASRVRTLAFWNGEAFIENFEYDLEHSPCQQVLAGEVCHFPERVQQLFPHEKGLVDLGAESYLAIPLLNQAGEVLGHLAALDVCPMPMDARLLPLFRIFGARAGAELERQKIHARLAESEEQLRDLFDEAPIAYVNEGLDSRFIRANRAAMQTLGITHDQVEGTYGKSFIPDTPEAQKRLKEAFDSIGRGTDTSGVVLELRRKDTGKPLWIQWWSRPDPSGTYTRTMFLDITDKVLMEQEKARLEAQNTYLREEIQSVHNFEEVIGSSSTLKKVLRNVERVAPTDSTVLVTGETGTGKELIARAIHNLSPRKSKPLVKVNCAAIPAGLIESELFGHEKGAFTGALTKKIGRFELADKGTIFLDEIGELPLDLQSKLLRVLQEGEFERVGGTQTFKVNVRVIAATNRDLEHLSRTGQYRSDLYYRLNVFPIHLPSLREREGDIPLLAQYFVRKCAMNLGKKIDRIPESMMTALRHYAWPGNIRELEHVIERAVILTEGSSLEPIELSPGSRGGEAVSAVMTLEERERRHIMDILEQTGWRVSGKDGAAELLGLKPTTLEARMKKLGITRKK; encoded by the coding sequence ATGGCTGAGGTACGCACAACGTCTCCATTTCACTCCGAAGAAGAGCCCGTCTCTTCGACAGGTTCCCCTCAACTGTCATCCTTCGGTCCCGTTCCTGTGTTCCAGGACGAAGTACTCCAGCGAGTAGTCAAAGGGGTGGAGGCGCAGACGGGCGAGAAATTTTTTGACACGTTGGTCGAGGAGTTGGCCAAAGCGCTGGGAGTGAAATATGCCTACCTGTCGGAATTCAATCGAGCCGACGGATGTTTTTATTCAAAAGCCGGATGGTCACCGAAAGGATTGGTCCCTCGTTTCCAGGTGCCGGTTGGTGGTCCCTGTGACGTGGCATTGAATCATCAGGTGGTCCATCATGCCGACGGCTTGGCCGATTGTTACCCCGGTGTCCAAGTCATTAAAGACTGGGGAGCCGTCAGTTATTGCGGCCTCCCCCTCATCAATTCCTCAGGAAAGGTGGCCGGGCACTTGGCGGTGCTCGATGATAAGCCGATGCCCAATGGGGACTATACGGCTTTCATTATGCGTATTTTCGCCGCTCGGGCGTTGGCGGAAATTGAACGGGTGGCGTTGGACCACGCCCTCAGGAAAAGTGATTATATCCTGCGGCTTGTCGATGAAGGCACCGCTTCGACTTCCGGAGGAGAATTTTTCCAGGCTCTGGCTTGCAACCTGGCAAAGGCATTGGGTGTCCGATACGCCTTTGTGGGGCAACTCATGGCCGATGCGAGCCGTGTGAGAACCCTGGCCTTTTGGAACGGTGAGGCCTTCATTGAAAACTTTGAATATGATCTGGAACATAGCCCCTGCCAACAAGTGCTTGCCGGGGAAGTCTGTCATTTTCCGGAACGGGTTCAACAACTGTTTCCCCATGAAAAAGGACTGGTCGATCTGGGGGCCGAAAGTTATTTGGCCATTCCGTTGCTCAACCAGGCCGGTGAAGTGCTGGGGCATTTGGCCGCGCTGGATGTGTGCCCCATGCCTATGGATGCCAGGCTGCTTCCGCTCTTTCGAATTTTCGGCGCCAGGGCTGGAGCGGAATTGGAACGCCAGAAAATCCATGCCAGGCTTGCGGAAAGTGAAGAACAATTGCGGGACCTGTTCGATGAGGCTCCGATTGCCTATGTGAACGAAGGGCTGGATTCCAGGTTTATCCGGGCGAATCGTGCGGCGATGCAGACTCTGGGTATCACGCACGACCAGGTGGAAGGGACGTACGGGAAATCGTTTATCCCCGATACTCCCGAAGCGCAAAAGCGGCTGAAGGAGGCATTTGACTCGATTGGCCGCGGGACGGATACCAGCGGCGTGGTATTGGAATTGCGTCGCAAGGACACCGGTAAGCCCCTGTGGATTCAATGGTGGTCCAGGCCCGATCCTAGCGGGACCTATACCCGGACCATGTTCCTGGATATTACCGACAAAGTCCTCATGGAACAGGAAAAGGCCCGGCTGGAAGCGCAGAATACCTATCTGCGGGAGGAAATCCAAAGTGTGCACAATTTTGAAGAGGTAATTGGATCCTCATCGACACTCAAGAAAGTCTTGCGCAACGTCGAACGGGTGGCTCCCACCGATTCGACTGTCCTGGTGACGGGGGAAACCGGAACCGGGAAGGAGTTGATCGCCAGAGCAATTCATAACCTGAGTCCTCGCAAATCCAAGCCGCTGGTCAAAGTGAATTGTGCCGCCATTCCTGCCGGCTTGATCGAAAGCGAACTCTTCGGCCATGAGAAGGGGGCATTTACCGGCGCGTTGACCAAAAAAATCGGACGGTTTGAATTGGCCGACAAAGGGACGATTTTTCTGGACGAAATCGGCGAGCTGCCTCTGGATTTGCAGTCGAAGCTGCTACGGGTCCTCCAAGAGGGGGAGTTTGAACGGGTAGGAGGGACGCAAACCTTTAAGGTTAATGTCCGGGTCATTGCTGCCACTAACCGGGATCTCGAGCACCTGTCCCGCACCGGGCAGTATCGATCCGATTTGTACTATCGGCTGAACGTGTTTCCGATTCATCTCCCCTCCCTTCGGGAACGGGAAGGGGACATTCCGCTCCTGGCCCAATATTTTGTGCGCAAGTGCGCCATGAATTTAGGAAAAAAAATTGACCGGATTCCGGAATCAATGATGACGGCGCTGCGGCACTATGCCTGGCCCGGCAATATCCGTGAGTTGGAACATGTCATTGAACGGGCCGTCATTCTCACGGAAGGATCTTCCCTGGAACCCATCGAATTGTCTCCCGGGTCGCGGGGAGGCGAGGCGGTCTCAGCTGTCATGACCTTGGAGGAGCGTGAACGGCGGCATATCATGGATATCCTGGAACAGACAGGTTGGCGGGTCAGTGGAAAGGACGGGGCCGCGGAGCTGCTGGGGTTGAAACCCACCACCTTGGAAGCCCGAATGAAGAAGCTGGGAATCACAAGAAAAAAATAG